In one Polaribacter sp. ALD11 genomic region, the following are encoded:
- the pgmB gene encoding beta-phosphoglucomutase: MTKGFIFDLDGVIVDTAKYHYLAWKKLANQLGFEFTKEQNELFKGVSRKRCLEILLEIGNREATQEEFDTWMVEKNVDYLAYIENMDASEILPDVPRILQFLKEKNIPIALGSASKNARPILEKVNLIHYFGAIVDGNNVTKAKPDPEVFLLAAKQLGVNAEDCVVFEDAVAGVEAANAANMISIGIGDKNVLSEGQFNFTDFTEISNNFIQKLIEG, encoded by the coding sequence ATGACAAAAGGATTTATATTCGATTTGGATGGTGTCATCGTTGATACTGCCAAATATCATTATTTAGCATGGAAAAAACTCGCAAACCAATTAGGTTTCGAATTTACCAAAGAACAGAATGAATTATTTAAAGGCGTTAGTAGAAAACGTTGTTTAGAAATTTTGTTAGAAATAGGAAATAGAGAAGCAACACAAGAAGAGTTTGATACTTGGATGGTCGAAAAAAATGTAGACTATTTAGCGTACATAGAAAATATGGATGCATCAGAAATTCTGCCAGATGTTCCTAGAATATTACAGTTTTTGAAAGAAAAAAACATTCCAATTGCTTTAGGATCTGCAAGTAAAAATGCACGACCAATTTTAGAAAAAGTGAATTTAATACATTATTTCGGTGCTATTGTAGACGGAAATAATGTAACAAAAGCAAAACCAGATCCAGAAGTTTTTCTACTTGCAGCAAAACAATTAGGTGTTAATGCAGAAGACTGTGTTGTTTTTGAAGATGCAGTTGCAGGTGTAGAAGCCGCAAATGCAGCAAACATGATTAGTATAGGTATTGGAGATAAAAATGTGCTTTCTGAAGGGCAATTTAATTTTACAGATTTCACCGAAATCAGTAACAATTTTATACAAAAGTTAATAGAAGGATAA
- a CDS encoding MFS transporter, with the protein MEKRKLSFWQIWNMSFGFLGIQFGFALQGGFMSRIFQDLGAGKDEIPMLWIAAPLTGLLVQPIIGYMSDRTWSVKWGRRRPYFLVGAILSSLALFFVPHSPALWVAAGFLWILDASINVSMEPFRALVADKLPESQRSYGFVVQTLIIGIGTWIASNLPWMVSQLGISNTGEAGVVSMSVKVAFAIGAFVFFASILYTVFTTEEYPPEDMEVFKREKAEKNSFVKDILENIGSMPTTMKKLGVIQFFSWFAFFTMWSLANPALTEHVFHTPAPIEAAFNMADTVQAETFKVANTKFQESSNSVGSAMGIYGLSSMVFALLLTLYTSKRKINRKYVHMFSLIVGGIGFLLMSYASPENLKYCFVLIGFAWGSILSMPYAMLSSSVDPKKMGVIMGIFNMFIVIPQIIAALGGINYVSSLLGEEAIHAMTVAGISLVIAGFCNLLITNKNAISYQE; encoded by the coding sequence ATGGAAAAGCGTAAGTTAAGCTTCTGGCAAATTTGGAACATGAGTTTCGGATTTCTAGGTATACAATTTGGATTCGCCTTACAAGGTGGATTTATGTCAAGAATTTTTCAAGATCTTGGAGCAGGGAAAGACGAAATTCCGATGCTTTGGATAGCAGCACCCTTAACAGGTTTACTTGTACAACCAATTATTGGTTATATGAGCGATAGAACATGGAGTGTAAAATGGGGTAGAAGAAGACCTTATTTTTTAGTCGGTGCAATTTTAAGCTCTTTAGCATTATTTTTTGTTCCGCATTCTCCTGCTTTATGGGTTGCTGCTGGGTTTTTATGGATATTAGATGCTTCTATAAATGTATCTATGGAGCCATTTAGAGCTTTAGTTGCAGACAAATTACCAGAATCTCAAAGATCTTATGGTTTTGTTGTTCAAACACTTATTATAGGTATAGGAACTTGGATTGCAAGTAATTTACCTTGGATGGTTTCTCAGTTAGGTATAAGCAATACCGGAGAAGCAGGTGTTGTTTCAATGTCTGTAAAGGTTGCATTTGCAATTGGAGCCTTCGTTTTTTTTGCAAGTATTCTGTATACTGTTTTTACTACGGAAGAATATCCGCCAGAGGACATGGAAGTCTTTAAGCGCGAGAAAGCAGAAAAAAATAGCTTTGTAAAAGATATTTTAGAAAACATTGGTAGCATGCCAACTACAATGAAGAAATTGGGCGTAATTCAATTTTTCTCTTGGTTTGCATTTTTTACTATGTGGTCTTTGGCAAATCCTGCTTTAACAGAACATGTTTTTCATACGCCGGCACCTATAGAAGCTGCTTTTAATATGGCAGATACCGTACAGGCAGAAACTTTTAAAGTTGCCAATACTAAATTTCAAGAATCTTCTAATTCAGTTGGTTCTGCCATGGGAATCTATGGTTTATCTTCAATGGTATTTGCTTTACTATTAACCTTGTATACTTCAAAAAGAAAGATCAACAGAAAATACGTGCACATGTTTTCTTTAATTGTTGGTGGTATCGGTTTTTTATTGATGAGTTATGCTTCGCCAGAAAACTTAAAATACTGTTTTGTATTAATAGGTTTTGCTTGGGGTAGTATTTTATCTATGCCTTATGCGATGTTATCGAGTTCTGTAGACCCAAAGAAAATGGGAGTAATTATGGGGATTTTTAACATGTTTATCGTAATTCCACAAATTATTGCTGCACTAGGAGGAATCAATTATGTATCGAGTTTATTAGGTGAAGAAGCTATTCATGCCATGACAGTTGCAGGAATTAGTTTGGTAATTGCAGGCTTCTGTAATTTACTTATTACCAATAAAAATGCAATTAGTTACCAAGAATAA
- a CDS encoding LacI family DNA-binding transcriptional regulator, producing the protein MKQKITIKTIAKELGVSTSTVSKALKDSHEISVETKKKIQAYANLYNYKPNYLALQLRNQRTKVIGVILPKIVHHFFSTVIMGIEEGANKKGYNIMVCFSNESYKKEVETLKVLSNGSVDGIIMSVASETLKNKDFNHIKELVSEEIPFVLFDRVVDEIMCDKVVVDDVGAGYKATKHLLENGRKRIALITTPNHVNVGALRRQGYEKALIEEYIKTDKSLIIEIDEKKDIKKQIEKVFEQDIDAVFAVNEIYAANSMRIAKEKGFKIPEEISIIGFTDGLISEYSSPSITTIAQHGFTMGKQAVEVLIERIENESEVYKPKKIVISSDLKLRESTKPSS; encoded by the coding sequence ATGAAGCAAAAAATTACTATTAAAACAATCGCTAAAGAATTAGGTGTTTCTACTTCAACAGTTTCAAAGGCTTTAAAAGATAGCCATGAAATTAGTGTTGAAACTAAAAAGAAGATTCAAGCCTATGCAAACCTATACAATTACAAACCGAACTATTTAGCGCTTCAGTTACGTAATCAAAGAACAAAAGTAATCGGTGTTATTCTACCTAAAATAGTGCATCATTTTTTCTCAACAGTAATTATGGGAATAGAAGAAGGTGCCAATAAAAAAGGATACAATATAATGGTTTGTTTCTCAAATGAATCCTATAAAAAAGAAGTAGAAACGTTAAAGGTTTTATCTAATGGTAGTGTAGACGGAATCATTATGTCTGTAGCTAGTGAAACGCTTAAGAATAAAGACTTTAATCATATAAAAGAATTGGTTTCAGAAGAAATTCCTTTTGTTTTGTTTGATAGAGTTGTAGATGAAATTATGTGCGACAAAGTAGTTGTAGACGATGTTGGTGCTGGTTATAAAGCTACAAAGCATTTGCTAGAAAATGGTAGGAAAAGAATTGCTTTAATTACAACTCCAAATCATGTAAACGTAGGTGCTTTAAGAAGGCAAGGGTATGAAAAAGCGTTAATTGAAGAATACATTAAAACAGACAAAAGCTTAATTATAGAGATTGATGAAAAAAAAGACATTAAAAAACAAATAGAAAAAGTCTTTGAGCAAGACATTGATGCTGTTTTTGCAGTGAATGAAATTTATGCAGCAAACTCAATGAGGATAGCAAAAGAGAAAGGTTTTAAAATACCTGAAGAGATCTCAATAATCGGTTTTACAGACGGGTTAATCTCAGAATATTCGTCACCATCAATTACTACAATTGCGCAACATGGCTTTACAATGGGAAAACAAGCTGTTGAGGTTTTAATTGAGAGAATAGAAAATGAATCTGAAGTTTACAAACCCAAAAAGATTGTGATTTCTAGCGACTTAAAGTTGCGAGAATCTACGAAACCGTCGTCGTAG
- a CDS encoding SusC/RagA family TonB-linked outer membrane protein — MKKFKLFLIGILLTSSFTMFAQQTVKGVVKEKTTGQPLPGVSVVVKGTKRGVQTDFNGNFSINKVKTADVLVFRYLGYADKEVIIKSNYNLTVQLDESAEQLNEIVIVGYGTTTVKDATGSVESITAKDFTKGNIVTPENLLSGRVSGVNVTTSGAPGSGSQITIRGGSSIGASNSPLIIIDGLPIQEEGVTGSRGVLASINPGDIESFSVLKDASATAIYGSRASNGVIIITTKKGRKEYTLDLDMQYTFGEVLDRVNVFSADEYRNLVTQKRPGDAGLLGNTNTNWQDQILRSTVSSLYNLTAKGQIFGAIPTRLSLGFANQEGAVLTSQFDRKTISLSMNPSLLQDHLKINLNYNRAFEDSRFGDSGQIGAALRYDPTQSIYDASSPFAGYFQHRNGNVVSNGTQNPVASLLLANNTGFNFRQYGNLNFDYKFHFLPELRGVVNVGFDKTKGSTNNLNRFQIGNADLIKQFAGSKSNGTQERSNELFDSYFNYVKVLEDLKLDLTAGYSYQRFENFGSDTGNTRDSDSFATTFADPDVVNIGFFGRAKFSYLKKYLLTLNFRRDGTSRFSENNRWGNFGGAAIAWNISDEDFLKDSKVVSNLKLRASYGLTGQQNLPGVNDLYLDRYRFGNENSRYLFGNNVVQSTIPSVVNPDLKWEQTTTIEFGVDYGLFDNRFSGSVSAFRKISDDLLFNAALADGTNFGNSAIQNIGQLQINGLEFTLNGDILKSEDYNWNFTFNATYLDREITELANNQDVRTGGIAGGTGNTIQLLREGFAPNSFHVYKQLYNLAGEPIEGAYADLNGDNIINDDDRYLKENPNADVTLGFQSSFNYKDFDLAFNLRASIGNFNYNNVNSARAQYDLLKDNAVLGNIPTSVLNTGFQRTSDVINSDIYIENASYLRMDNVTLGYTFNNPIKKFSYSNIRIWAGVQNVFTWTNYSGLDPEVFNGIDNLIYPRSRNFLVGANIKF, encoded by the coding sequence ATGAAAAAATTTAAATTATTCTTAATAGGAATTCTTTTAACTTCATCCTTTACAATGTTTGCACAACAAACAGTAAAAGGAGTTGTAAAAGAAAAAACAACAGGCCAACCTTTACCTGGTGTTAGTGTAGTAGTTAAAGGCACAAAAAGAGGAGTTCAAACCGACTTTAATGGTAACTTCTCTATAAATAAAGTAAAAACAGCAGATGTTCTTGTCTTTAGATATCTAGGGTATGCAGATAAAGAAGTAATAATTAAATCGAATTATAACCTAACCGTTCAATTAGATGAATCTGCAGAACAACTAAATGAAATAGTAATTGTAGGTTACGGTACCACTACTGTAAAAGACGCTACAGGTTCTGTTGAATCTATTACGGCTAAAGATTTTACAAAAGGAAACATCGTAACACCAGAAAACTTATTAAGTGGTAGAGTTTCTGGTGTAAATGTAACCACAAGTGGTGCGCCAGGTTCTGGCTCGCAAATTACTATTCGTGGGGGTTCTTCTATTGGAGCTTCTAATAGCCCATTAATAATTATTGATGGTTTGCCTATTCAAGAAGAAGGTGTTACAGGGTCTAGAGGTGTATTGGCTAGTATTAACCCAGGTGATATCGAATCTTTTTCTGTTTTAAAAGATGCTTCTGCAACCGCTATTTATGGTTCTAGAGCTTCTAACGGTGTAATTATTATAACTACTAAAAAAGGTAGAAAAGAGTATACGTTAGATTTAGACATGCAATATACTTTTGGAGAAGTATTAGACAGAGTAAATGTTTTTTCTGCTGATGAATATAGAAATCTAGTTACTCAAAAAAGACCTGGTGACGCTGGTTTACTAGGAAACACGAATACAAACTGGCAAGATCAAATTTTACGTTCTACAGTATCTTCGTTATATAACTTAACCGCAAAAGGTCAAATATTTGGTGCAATACCAACAAGATTATCTTTAGGCTTTGCTAATCAAGAAGGAGCTGTTTTAACCTCTCAGTTTGATAGAAAAACAATTTCACTTTCTATGAATCCTTCTTTACTTCAAGATCATTTAAAAATCAACCTAAACTACAACAGAGCTTTTGAAGACAGTCGTTTTGGAGATTCTGGCCAAATTGGTGCAGCCTTACGTTATGACCCTACACAATCTATATATGATGCTAGTTCTCCTTTTGCTGGATATTTTCAGCATAGAAACGGTAATGTAGTTTCTAATGGAACACAAAACCCAGTAGCTTCTTTATTATTAGCAAATAATACTGGTTTTAACTTTAGACAATACGGAAACTTAAACTTCGATTATAAGTTTCACTTTTTACCAGAATTAAGAGGTGTTGTAAATGTTGGGTTCGATAAAACAAAAGGTTCGACCAATAATCTAAATAGATTTCAAATAGGTAACGCAGATTTAATAAAGCAATTTGCTGGTTCAAAATCTAACGGAACTCAAGAAAGATCTAATGAATTATTTGATAGTTACTTCAATTATGTAAAAGTATTAGAAGATCTAAAACTAGACTTAACTGCGGGATATTCTTACCAACGCTTTGAAAATTTTGGATCAGATACAGGAAATACAAGAGACTCAGATTCTTTTGCTACAACTTTTGCAGACCCTGATGTTGTAAACATTGGTTTCTTTGGTAGAGCAAAGTTCTCATACCTTAAAAAGTATTTATTAACGCTTAACTTTAGAAGAGATGGTACTTCTCGTTTTAGTGAAAACAATAGATGGGGTAACTTTGGTGGTGCAGCAATTGCTTGGAATATTAGTGATGAAGATTTCTTAAAAGATTCTAAAGTAGTTTCTAACTTAAAATTAAGAGCTAGTTACGGTTTAACTGGTCAACAAAATTTACCAGGAGTAAATGACTTGTATTTAGATAGATATCGTTTTGGTAACGAGAACTCAAGATATTTATTTGGTAATAACGTTGTACAATCAACAATTCCTTCTGTAGTAAACCCAGATTTAAAATGGGAACAAACAACAACGATTGAGTTTGGTGTAGATTATGGTTTATTTGACAATAGATTTAGTGGGTCTGTAAGTGCCTTTAGAAAAATATCTGATGACTTGTTATTTAATGCTGCTTTAGCTGATGGAACAAATTTTGGAAATAGCGCAATTCAGAATATTGGACAATTACAAATTAACGGTTTAGAGTTTACCTTAAATGGAGATATTCTTAAAAGTGAAGATTATAATTGGAACTTTACCTTTAACGCTACTTATTTAGATAGAGAAATAACAGAACTTGCAAACAATCAAGATGTAAGAACTGGTGGTATTGCCGGTGGAACAGGAAATACAATTCAATTATTAAGAGAGGGTTTTGCACCTAATTCTTTTCATGTATACAAGCAATTATACAACTTAGCAGGCGAACCAATTGAAGGAGCGTATGCCGATTTAAATGGAGATAATATAATTAATGACGATGATCGTTACTTAAAAGAAAACCCGAATGCAGATGTTACTTTAGGTTTTCAATCTAGCTTTAATTATAAAGATTTTGATTTGGCTTTTAACCTAAGAGCCAGTATTGGTAACTTTAATTACAATAACGTAAACTCTGCAAGAGCACAATATGATTTATTAAAAGACAATGCAGTTTTAGGAAACATACCAACATCTGTTTTAAATACAGGTTTTCAAAGAACTTCAGATGTTATTAATTCTGATATTTATATAGAAAATGCTTCTTATTTAAGAATGGACAATGTTACTTTAGGATACACATTTAACAATCCTATTAAAAAGTTTTCTTATAGTAACATAAGAATATGGGCAGGTGTTCAAAATGTATTTACATGGACGAATTATTCTGGTTTAGACCCAGAAGTATTTAACGGAATTGATAATTTAATTTATCCAAGATCTAGAAACTTCTTAGTTGGAGCTAATATTAAATTCTAA
- a CDS encoding RagB/SusD family nutrient uptake outer membrane protein: MKKYIKTIKNLFVVILLTSIVTSCTKDLNIVPEDDQTVLSDALFENESAYLEVLAGAYANLSLTGVDGPESSNIQGLDAGTSQYGRTLLYLQTLSADQMIWSYENDPGTREIQRNIWTAQNPVILGMFSRAMVSVAFANNFLRETTTEKLEARNVTTATRAEIVTFRAEARLLRALSYYHIMDLYGKAPMVLETDPTAGFNPPQVGRAELFTFIESELLAIEADLMAPKTNQHGRADKAVSWMILAKMYLNAEVYIGEAKYTEAIDNCKKIIGGGYSLATDYAHLFMADNNTNSANNEIIFPIISDGLITQSYGPTTVIINGQIGSLEANGEALGVGAAGWGGALRVRKQFAQLFDGGIYSGDSRNTIISGTRDINITDISDKDQGYVIEKYSNATSTGTFGADQTFVDTDFPLFRLGDVYLMYAEAHLRGGSSGSNADMVTYINGLRTRANNPQDNLTAADITLDFIIDERARELHWEAHRRQDLIRYGLFTGGNYNWAWKGNGSNGISLPAHMKLYPIPSASLASNPNLTQNVGY; encoded by the coding sequence ATGAAGAAATATATAAAAACAATAAAAAATCTATTCGTTGTTATTTTGTTAACATCAATAGTTACTTCTTGTACAAAAGATTTAAACATTGTACCCGAAGATGACCAAACTGTTTTAAGTGATGCGCTGTTTGAAAATGAAAGTGCTTATTTAGAAGTTTTAGCAGGTGCTTACGCAAACTTATCTTTAACAGGAGTTGATGGACCAGAAAGCTCAAATATTCAAGGTCTAGACGCAGGTACAAGTCAATACGGTAGAACATTACTATACCTGCAAACACTTTCTGCAGATCAAATGATATGGTCTTATGAAAATGATCCGGGTACAAGAGAAATACAACGTAATATCTGGACCGCTCAAAACCCAGTTATATTAGGAATGTTTAGTAGAGCGATGGTTTCTGTAGCATTTGCAAATAATTTTTTACGCGAAACAACTACAGAAAAATTAGAAGCAAGAAATGTAACGACTGCAACAAGAGCAGAAATTGTAACATTCAGAGCCGAAGCAAGGTTATTAAGAGCTTTATCATACTACCATATTATGGATCTATATGGAAAAGCACCTATGGTTTTAGAAACAGACCCAACTGCTGGTTTCAATCCTCCACAAGTTGGAAGAGCTGAATTATTTACATTCATAGAAAGCGAATTATTAGCAATTGAAGCAGACTTAATGGCTCCTAAAACCAATCAACACGGTAGAGCAGACAAAGCTGTTTCTTGGATGATTTTAGCGAAAATGTATTTAAATGCAGAGGTTTATATTGGTGAAGCTAAATACACCGAAGCTATTGATAACTGTAAAAAAATTATTGGAGGCGGCTACTCATTAGCAACCGATTATGCACATCTATTTATGGCAGACAACAATACAAACTCTGCAAATAATGAAATCATTTTCCCTATAATTTCAGATGGTCTAATCACACAAAGTTACGGCCCAACAACTGTTATAATTAATGGTCAAATAGGAAGTTTAGAAGCAAATGGTGAAGCTTTGGGAGTTGGTGCTGCTGGCTGGGGAGGTGCATTAAGAGTAAGAAAACAATTTGCTCAATTATTTGATGGTGGTATCTATTCTGGAGACTCGAGAAATACAATCATTTCTGGAACTAGAGATATTAACATTACAGATATCTCTGACAAAGACCAAGGGTATGTTATCGAGAAATATTCGAATGCTACCTCAACGGGTACATTTGGCGCTGATCAAACTTTTGTAGATACAGACTTTCCTTTATTTCGATTGGGAGATGTATACTTAATGTATGCTGAAGCACATCTAAGAGGTGGTTCTAGTGGTTCTAATGCAGACATGGTAACTTATATTAATGGCTTAAGAACTAGGGCTAATAATCCTCAAGACAACTTAACTGCTGCAGATATCACTTTAGATTTTATTATTGATGAAAGAGCAAGAGAGTTACATTGGGAAGCACATAGAAGACAAGATTTAATTCGTTATGGCCTATTTACAGGAGGTAATTATAATTGGGCTTGGAAAGGAAATGGTAGTAATGGTATTTCTTTGCCTGCTCACATGAAGTTATATCCAATACCTTCTGCAAGTTTAGCTTCTAACCCTAATTTAACTCAAAATGTTGGGTATTAA
- a CDS encoding SusE domain-containing protein produces MMKNIKRFSAVSIIGLVFLFLQSCGDTSETFTISQPTAPVLAELNFTKLELDAVNTSNPALTLNWDEANYGIQAAVNYAIQFSKDDAFTEPKTASTITGQTSVTLSISEVNSAAGNAGVNPFNWSDIYIRIVASLGTQTNETAVSNTIQFSVYPYFNYTFKDYYIIGNATAPGWDNFETGNNPALFRDETDSSTFYYTGYFEKTSADDGEGRFKVIENKGSWSDQWGTTYPDNEDPIETEGDVAGNPGTQETDPGRFGVNAAGFYTFKINFASKKFSIEDFDTAGITSPTSLEMQGSSTANVAMTPLAFDGHIWFATAIHLTPGNVEFVTGASAKWGSSTSFSGVATNGGGAIPVIVEDDYDVWFNDLTGRYILIPLNL; encoded by the coding sequence ATGATGAAAAATATAAAAAGATTTTCAGCAGTTAGTATCATTGGTTTGGTATTTTTATTCCTCCAATCTTGCGGTGACACTTCTGAAACATTTACGATATCACAACCAACAGCTCCTGTTTTAGCTGAATTAAATTTCACGAAATTAGAACTAGACGCTGTCAATACATCAAACCCAGCTTTAACATTAAATTGGGATGAAGCTAATTACGGTATTCAAGCTGCTGTTAATTATGCCATTCAATTTTCTAAAGATGATGCTTTTACAGAACCAAAAACCGCTTCAACAATTACGGGTCAAACTTCGGTTACCTTATCTATTAGTGAAGTAAATTCAGCTGCTGGTAATGCAGGAGTAAACCCTTTTAATTGGTCAGACATTTATATCCGAATTGTTGCTTCTTTAGGAACACAAACTAATGAGACCGCTGTATCAAATACAATTCAATTTAGTGTGTATCCTTACTTTAATTACACTTTTAAAGATTATTATATAATTGGGAATGCAACAGCACCTGGTTGGGATAATTTTGAAACAGGAAATAACCCAGCTTTATTTAGAGATGAAACAGATAGTAGTACTTTTTACTATACAGGTTATTTTGAAAAAACTAGTGCAGATGATGGTGAAGGTCGTTTTAAAGTAATTGAAAATAAAGGATCTTGGTCGGACCAATGGGGAACAACATACCCAGACAACGAAGACCCAATAGAAACGGAAGGTGATGTTGCTGGAAACCCAGGAACACAAGAAACAGACCCAGGAAGATTTGGTGTAAATGCTGCCGGTTTTTATACCTTCAAAATAAACTTTGCTTCTAAAAAGTTTTCTATTGAAGATTTTGATACCGCTGGTATTACAAGTCCAACATCATTAGAGATGCAAGGATCTAGTACTGCAAATGTGGCAATGACTCCTTTAGCTTTTGATGGTCATATTTGGTTTGCTACTGCAATCCATTTAACACCAGGTAATGTCGAGTTTGTAACAGGTGCAAGTGCTAAGTGGGGAAGTTCAACTTCTTTTTCTGGTGTAGCTACCAATGGTGGTGGTGCAATTCCAGTAATTGTAGAAGATGATTATGATGTTTGGTTTAATGACTTAACAGGTCGTTATATCTTAATCCCTTTAAATTTATAA
- a CDS encoding SusE domain-containing protein, which yields MKIYLKRVSFLFLSLILLFGACDTEESLTITSPDPEFKLIAPGISNVFLNFALPDNPAFTITWVDEINVAANYAVEMSVEDTFAAPIQLGNTDKKNFTMTVGELNQKLDNASVKSYSATAIFVRLSTGSSISNVVLFQVSKFAVKPPVIRSPDSSFSQILSDVNPNETALTITWNDPEIGATSNVSIIYEIEMAVEGTDFASPTNIGTSNTTTFEVSHDNLNDLVIASGAKATIASNLDFRIKAITKSASGDLTRTSDPITISLTAFKAAIPDNLFMVGAHNGWNNADATQQFYNDGNGVFTKVQAFTAGEEFKMIPTSGTYDGDYGEDKNNPGKIVQEDEQNIKIATTGNYVVIVDFNTLSYKLENIDTMFMVGAHNGWNNADATQQFYTSGNGVFTKMQAFTAGEEFKILPNSGSWDNDWGENKTTPNRLEQDEEQNIKIATTGTFMVTLDFNTLSFNLIESPTVLHLVGSPNDWNNATAPAFTKVSKGLFELTLALTATDEFKFLPVQGSWDNDWGESKSYPGMLVRDDENNVKSPGDGTYKITVDYNKGTITIQ from the coding sequence ATGAAAATTTATTTAAAAAGAGTAAGCTTCTTATTCTTATCACTAATACTATTATTTGGTGCTTGTGATACCGAAGAAAGCTTAACAATAACTAGTCCAGATCCTGAATTTAAATTAATTGCACCGGGAATTAGTAATGTGTTTTTAAACTTTGCCCTACCAGATAATCCTGCATTTACAATTACTTGGGTCGATGAGATTAACGTAGCTGCAAACTACGCCGTAGAAATGTCTGTAGAGGATACTTTTGCTGCTCCTATTCAATTAGGGAATACAGATAAAAAGAACTTTACAATGACAGTTGGAGAGTTGAACCAGAAATTAGACAATGCTTCTGTAAAATCTTATTCAGCTACAGCTATTTTCGTAAGATTAAGTACAGGTAGCTCAATTTCTAATGTTGTTTTATTTCAAGTATCTAAATTTGCTGTAAAACCTCCTGTAATAAGAAGTCCTGACAGTTCTTTCTCACAAATATTATCAGATGTTAATCCTAATGAGACAGCACTAACAATCACCTGGAATGATCCTGAAATTGGAGCGACAAGTAACGTAAGCATAATTTACGAAATAGAGATGGCTGTTGAAGGAACAGATTTTGCTTCTCCAACAAATATAGGAACATCTAACACTACTACATTTGAAGTTTCTCATGATAATTTAAATGATCTGGTAATTGCTAGTGGAGCAAAAGCAACTATTGCTTCAAACTTAGATTTTAGAATTAAAGCAATAACAAAATCTGCTTCTGGTGACCTAACAAGAACATCAGATCCTATTACAATTTCATTAACCGCATTTAAAGCTGCAATACCAGACAATTTATTTATGGTAGGTGCTCATAATGGATGGAACAATGCTGATGCAACGCAACAATTCTACAATGACGGAAATGGAGTGTTTACAAAAGTACAAGCTTTTACTGCCGGAGAAGAATTTAAAATGATTCCTACTTCTGGTACTTATGATGGCGATTATGGTGAGGACAAAAACAATCCTGGTAAGATAGTACAAGAAGATGAACAAAACATCAAAATTGCTACTACAGGAAACTATGTTGTAATTGTAGATTTTAATACATTAAGTTACAAGCTAGAGAATATAGACACCATGTTTATGGTGGGTGCTCATAATGGTTGGAATAATGCTGATGCAACTCAACAATTTTACACATCAGGAAACGGAGTATTTACAAAAATGCAAGCTTTTACCGCTGGAGAAGAATTTAAAATATTACCAAATTCTGGTTCTTGGGACAATGATTGGGGAGAAAATAAAACGACTCCTAATAGATTAGAGCAAGATGAAGAGCAAAACATAAAAATAGCTACTACAGGCACTTTTATGGTTACTTTAGACTTTAACACATTATCTTTTAACCTTATAGAATCTCCAACAGTTTTACATTTAGTTGGTTCACCTAATGACTGGAACAATGCAACAGCCCCTGCCTTTACAAAAGTCTCTAAAGGCTTGTTTGAACTAACACTAGCATTAACAGCTACAGATGAATTTAAGTTTTTACCTGTACAGGGTTCATGGGATAATGACTGGGGAGAAAGTAAAAGCTACCCTGGTATGCTTGTAAGAGATGATGAAAACAATGTAAAATCTCCTGGAGATGGTACTTATAAAATTACAGTAGATTATAATAAAGGAACTATAACTATTCAGTAA